TACAATGCATCTCAGAGGCCTCGGAAAGAAGGTGAGAGAGAAGTTAGATGATGCATATGAAGTCGGTGTATGTATATGTTAATAATCCAAATATTGCACGCCATGTCATGAACAACAGTCAGCCAGAATAGGGAAAAAACAGAGCAAGTCCCTCCCATTTTGTTATAGGTACAGCTGAGACTTATAAAAAACAACCCAGTATCTGTTCTTCTCTAGTGACTAGTCACCAAATTACAATCTAAAGCACTTGGTACTAAAAAAACACATCATTTTTTATTGTGAAAGAAATTCagtaagagaaaagaaaactttGTGATGAATGcactaaataaatacaaaaatgcaataaataaaagacagtCTGCTCCATTCAAAAATATATTCCTAAAAAGCTTGAAACCAGACATCTCTGTTGAAAAAGTTCTCATAGATAAATAATTACTAAAAACTATTTCAGCCAATACCCTTACACTTACTGTATGTTCATGCGGATGGGCATCAGATTGTTGGTAAGATGGCTCCAATTGTCTATCATTTTGTTGCTGATCAGTCGTGGAAGTATCATCTTCCTCAAAGTTTACTTCCCCATCATGCCCCTTTTTTCCTCGCGCTGAAGAAGGTTTTGACTGGGAATATAAAGTTTGAAAATCAATGGACTAGTCCAGTAACTGAATTAAGTAATTCATCTTTTGAATGCAATAAATTATACCTTTTCTATAAggaataaaatttcattaaaatgagcAAAAGTGCAAGTGTGATACCCACATGATAagtgataagggtaggtggcatataggatcccacattgtttgggaataaaaagttcttactctttatagcGATTCAATAGgactccaattatatcattgactaatcattttggagtatagccCATgtagtttgggccttccattggggtgttacaaatggtataaGAGCCTATCCCAACTAAAGTCGTGCCACGTACAATGGATTGACCCGACGACGACGTCAAGAATTTATGGTAGaaagattgtgataccccatataatAAGTAATAAGGGTAGGTGATGTATAAGATCCTAAATTGCTTAGGAATGAGAAATTCTTGttgtttataatatttcaaaaagatttcaattgtatcattgactaatccttttggagtatagaacATGttgtttgggccttccattgagaCGTTACAGCAATACTTCATCATACATCATAAATTTATTCCAGAAAGTATTTAGGTTGATATGGAAATCATTTCTGGTCAATGAACTGGCCTGCTATTTTTAgttgttaattattatttttgttctacGGGCTATGCATAAATTGCTAGATACactgaaatatgaaaaaagaaacaaaagccaAAAAGATAGAATAAGTCGTAAATAGAGTTATGGTTCAAATTCAATAGACAAAATGGATGAAATTGGTCTACAATGACAGCCAAACGAAAGACTTTCTGAGGATGTTTATTCATCCGCTTGAGACTTTGAAAATGGGTTGGTTGAACTTCAAAATTCAATCATTAAAATTGAATAAGCAAACCATTGAATTGGATCCGCAAATAGAGaatgaataagaaaataattcaGTATTTGGCATATACCGTGCGTCTAAGCATTAAGCGGACCCTCAGGCCACTCCTCCAGTTTCCCTCATCATTCAGATCTACAACCTGCAAAAATAGAGTTTATATAGCTACAGTGAGCCAGGGGGAAAAATTACagtatcaaaaaataaaagtactcACTGCTTTCTCAGCCAGCTCAACAGATTCATATTCCACAAACGCATGCCACTACATAAGAAACAAAGAGTTTGGATATTAGCCTTTTACATCCAAATGatattgatttaaaaataaaaataaaaagaagagttGGATCCATTCAGCAATGTCAATCATGGACGACAAGAGCAGACATATAAATGGGGCATCACAACAAATACTGTAGTGCTACAGTAAGTACTAACTAATGAATAGTGCATGGAGAAGCTTTTTTAAAGCCCAGTGAACCAATAGATTATTGCAGCATCTGCCCAGATTTGCTAGTGaactggaaaataaaaaaactaatctaAAATCTGAATCATTTGTAAGAACATCTTTAATGAAGGAAAGTCCACAAGTTTTGTCcctcaatattaaaatatacttcaaACCAGCTAAGTCAAAAACAGAAACCAACTCCATGAGATGGGAGccataaagtgataagaaacaACACAACCACTCACCCCTCACCAGGCCTCCTGATACCAGAGCAGAACACTGAAAAAAACTTTCCATGGGATGGAATCACTAATAGTTACGTCACCATAACCGATGTAACATACACTTAAAGTCACCCCGTTTTTAAAGGAACATAGAGACATACATTATTGTAGTTCCATTTACTTTCAGTCCACCATGTGGCATGTTATAATGATAACTAGAGAACTGTGATATAACCctcgtaatattttattcattaaaaatggCATAGCCAAAGTCAAAAACCAATATCATTTATAACAAAATGACGCCACCTAAAAGGTAATGAAGAAATATTAGAAGCTTAACAGAAGAACTGCCAAAACTAATTTGCTTCAAGGCAGTATGCTTGCTCACATACCTTGTTAGTGAAAAGCATACTATCAGATTTTCCTGATCTGGATGCTGAAGAAGCTCCGCCATTGGAGTTTTGTGGTTGACAGGTACGAATTGTCTTCACACTGCCAAAGGAATAATCAACATGCTATATACATTCTAGGATTATTACTAATAAAGTTCTCAACAAACAAGGTACTgagtttaaaaataattctGGTAGATGGTCTTGGTACCTTCCCACCGTTGAGAAAACCTTCATTAGGTTTTGATGGCAATGATCCTCGGGCAAGTTTTCAGCAACAACTATGCGAGACTGAGGATCaaaagaaacaacaacaaaGCTCATTTTTTGGGAATTTAAGAACCATCATTTTGATCAACAATGATCAAGCATGAAACTTGCAAGCAATTGGCAAGATAAAGTGAAAACTTTGCAGCAAATACATATTCAAAAATTGCTCGACtgaaaaagtaaaagaagagAATAATTTTGTGAACAAGGAGGCCGACCATCTCTGATGACAAAAAGTAAGATTAGAATAAACAACACAGTGAATAAAACATACTTGCAACTCCTCCATATCTGACTCAGTCAAGGGATGCTGACGTCTAACTTTCTTTCCATCCTCACTAATTACCTTCGGAGCATcaagaaaagattaaaaacagAAATAAGTTGATATATAGTGTAAACAAAAGTTTAGTTTATGAGGTGTGAGTGTATGAAGGAACTAACAAGTTTTGAAGAGTTCCGCAAAACAGTTGCCAGCTGGGAATGACTACTAGTGAGAGCCTTGATCTTCTTGAAAGATGCAACAACAGATATAGGCACTACATAAAGacaagattaaaaagaaaaggaatttaAAATGATTGATTAACTTCCAAAACAACACACTAAgcaaactcaaataatttatcACCCTGTAACAGCAGCTTCACCAGAAATAGAAGAAAAGTGTGTAAGCATTTGAGCGTATTGGTGTGCTTGCCCGTGCATGAAAATGCAAAACTTCATAGCAAATATTATGGTAGAAATAAAGCTTACGGTAGAAAGCAGATCAAGTATAAAGTAACAAGAATGGTACCAAATCCTTCAGGATCTTTGTTTATGAATCTCATCAAATGATCAGTTGTAGCCAGGTTTAAATCACTGAAATAATACTCCACCTGCAGATTGAGATGTCATACAGAGATCAAAAGGAAAGATCTGggtcaaaataatgtttagattCTAGACGTTTATAGCATGAAACTTGTAATTTGAAAGAACAAATGGACAGTACTGAGAGAACAGAAATACTGTCTCAATAAGGAATCTTATAAAATCAAGCCAATTTAATTGTCCAAAACTATGATTTCAACTaaaattatctataaaaaataatcatctcATTCAATCCCTCTTATAGAAAAATCCCAAACAGGTTACCTGCTGTACACAAGGCCGTCTACATTAACTTTCTAAAGGCACCAACAAAAGTCCAAGAATACCATTTATTGCATCTGTCTTCTCTCCAGACAGACTTAGCAAAAATGGAaaattatgaagaaaaaatatttggtCTCCAGATAGAACAATATGGCATCTTCAGACAACCTTAAATTAAAAGAGCATCACCATTATCATTAAGATTGAAATGTTCCCTATTAACAGTTACTAAAAGACACCTGTGATCGTGCAACCCAGTGATCAAGGGCAGGTTTCGGATGAGctacaaaaaaaatcatagaTTCAATTCTGCACTAGAAGGCCGCTAGATTACTTGAAATGTCAGATCCAAAGAGCACTAATTGTAGCTTTgactaattattttaaagtataaaCTCATATGTGGCTTGAGATTTCCTTCGGTAACTCAAATGGAGCTTCATGGAATAATTATTGAAGCCCAGCTCCACCTAATAAGGAACTGATGTGAGGCTTGACATTCAATCCACCTTTATCATTCTCCCACCTAATGTGGTATTTAGCAGGCCATCAAATTCAACTTAGCTGTGGGAATAACACAACCTTCAAGTTAGTTTAAAATTTCTTTGGCTTCCCCACATTGACACAAGGTGGGTATGCAGTACAATTGGAAGCCCTTATGTTGTTTTTAAATGATGATTGCTTCTATAAGAACAATTATCTTGGAATTCTTTCACCGGTTTCTCTACATCTGTAACAAGGGAAATGCAATTTTGCGATCTTTGCAACTACAAAGTTTGCATCAGTGTTGGTTCTATGGCCTTCCCCATTGCTGATGTCATTGTGCCTGTTATTTTGCGTTGGTTCGAACTCTCGGATGGCTCTTGATACTAAGGTATAACTTGGTTGAATCATGTGGCCATTGCTTGAAAGGCATTcctcaaatccttttttttttttgacagctaggaaagattttattgatccacgtaattAGGCAAAGCCAGAGTACACAGAGAGTATACAAAAAAAGCTTAATTACAAACTATGTGCTACGGAAAGTAGCATAAAAGCCATTAAAACTCGTTCTATTCAAAACAATGGAAGAAGCCCAAAGCaacaatgtatgaaagaaaaagttccTAAAACCCTCCGGGGAGTGTTCCCTGTTGTCGAAACAGCGactatttctttcattccatgtccaccacattaagcatagaggcaccatcttccaaacagttGCAATGTGACGATTACCCTGTATCCTTTTCCAGCATGACAATAAATCTATCACCCTCCTAGGCATTACCCATGCAAGACCAAGCCTAGTGAAGATTTCATTCCATAAAGCCTTGACTACTTTGCAATGAAGAAGTAGGTGATCTACTAATTTGCTATCGTGTTTGCACATAGAGCACCAATCTGTTATGTAGAGGCCATGCTTTTTCAATTTGTCAATAGTCAGGATTTTCCTATGGGAAGCTAGCCAACCGAAAAATGCAGCCTTGAGGGGAACATTGCTCCTCCAAATGCACTTCAAATGCACTTCCAAGGGAAGGCATTGAAGGAGTGAGTCGTTAATGCCTTGTAATAAGAACAGATTGAAAATTTCTTATTCCCTGCAGGTGTCCAAAGTAGTCTGTCCTCCCCCCCTACCTGGTTTTTCAGTGCATGAAGTACACTATAAAAATCAGCAATGTCACCCACTTCCCAATCCTGTACAACTCTAGTGAATCTCAAGGACCATTGCAAAGAATTAGTGGAAATGGTCATTTTGTCAGCCACCAAGGCATTCTTATCTGCCACAATTCTAAAAAGAGAGGGGAAAGTGGTATTCAAAGCAACatcaccacaccaaatatcatgccaaaatcttATTTGTGTGCCCCTTCCCACCTCAAGTCTGAAATTACCAAGTAAGTCTTCCCATCCATTCCGAATGgatttccaaactcccacaccATAAGCCCCTCTTACCTCATTAGAGCACCAGCCACCCACAAGCTCCCATATTTAATGTCTATGATGTTCCTCCAAAGGGCATCCCCTTCCTAATGATACCACCATAGCCATTTTCCTCAAATCCTAAATTTTAGAATTAGCTTCTCTCAAAACTTGAAAAACTAGCCAGCTTTCCTTCCAATCATGAAACTCTCTGTTTATTCATGGCAGGATCTAGGGTTATGCCAAATGTTACATGTCTTCTTTACAAGGGACAGTTTTTTTTCAGGTAAacgtttatattttattaataagaataggcttagcccaagtacatagggagTATACAAGAGTTAACCCTATTtacgagggagagagagagagagagagagagagagagagagagagagagtcatgaAAGtctaggccattaaaatctacggCTTTGgcccaaagaaataaagtaTTAACAAACAATGATCTAATCTCCTCCAATGATCTCTCTCTGTCTTCAAAGGCTCGATCATTGCGCTCCtaccaaatgcaccaaagaatatataaaggaatcatcttccacagcTTAAATTTGTGGAACACCGCCCATACTAGGCCAACATGCTAGAAGTTCGACCATTGTtgtaggcataacccaagctaattctacccttttttttttataggtataaCCCAAGCTAATTCTACCCTTTTAAATACATCGATCCATAACGCTCTAGCGATCTCACAATGTAGAGGAAGATGATCCACTGTCTCACCACTTTGTTTGCACATGCAGCACCATTCCACTACTATCACCCCACATCTCCGTAGATTATCCGTCGTCAAGATATTTCCTGAAAATGTTTTCCAAGCAAAAAATGCCGCCTTAGGACAGACCTTGTTTCTCCAAATTCTTCTCCATGGGAAATGATTATATTTGTGGTTGTGTGAGCCTTATAGAATAAACAAACTGAAAATATTCCTGTTCTGGCAGGTGACCACCACAATGCATCAGCTCGTTGTAATCTCGGTCTCACGGAATATAGGAGTTGGAATAAGCTTACAAAATTACttacttcccaatcttgggccaCCCCAAGTGAAATTCACATTCCACTGAATTAAGTCACTATCCAACTCCAAGAGGTACACACTGAAGCTTCTTTCTCACACGTGAGTGGGAACACTATAAGGAATGAATGCTTGAGGGCACTATCTCCACACCATATATCATGCCAGAATTTAATTCTTGTGCCATCTCCCATCACAATTTAACTATTGTGCTTCCACATACCCACTCCATAGACCCCACTTACCTCCCTAGAGCACCaaacccccccaccccccaaaaaaaaaaaaaaaatcctccatATTTATAGTCGATTACCAACTTCCAAAAAGCTTAATGttccatgttttttttttttttgataagtaaacacaAAGCTTCATGTTCCATGTTATAacgccataaccatttcccgAGTAGGGCCCTATTGAAAACCCCCAAATTTCTAATTCCCAAACCGCCAGAAGATATGGGGGAGTATGCCTTATCTCACTTGACCAGCTGGAATTTGAATTCATCCCCAAGGCCACTCCACAAGAAATCACGCTACAGTTTCTCAATATGTGTTGCCACACTTGCAGAAATAGGAAACAATGATAAGAAATATGTAGGTAGATTAGAGAGAGTACTTTTGATTAAAGTAATCATTTCACCCTTCGAGAGGTACAAACGCTTCCAACCTACCAATCTTTGTTCTATCTTCTCAATTTCTGTATCCCAAATAGATCTAGCCCTGGAAATGGCCCCTAAAGGAAGGCCAAGATAATTCATAGGGAGAGAGGAGACCTTACAACAAAGGATATTAGCCAGCATTCAGATGTTACGAACGTTGCCAGCTGGAACCAACTCTGATTTGGATAAGTTCCCTTTCAATCCCAATACTGCCTCAAAGCAAAGTAGTAGTGCCCTTAGTACCTTAATCTGATTTAGATCTACCccgcaaaaaataaaagtgtcatCTACAAACAACAAGTGTGAGATGTGAATAGTACCTCGATGTCTATCACCCACTGAAAATCCCTCCAAGAACCCCCTATTAACCAGCGTTGAAATCATTTTGCTACACGCCTCCATCACTATGACAAAGAGAAGTGTGGACAATGGATCTCATTGTCTTAGACCTCGGGAGCTACTAAAAAACCAACTACGCAACCATTCACTAAAACTGAGACCCTTCCGTCGAAATGTACCACCTAATCCATGTACACcacctctccccaaaaccacatcccCCAAACAAGTACAACAAGAAATCCCACTTGACATAATCATAAGCTTTCTCCATGTCCAACTTACACATAAGACCCAAATTGCCAAATTTTAATCCACTATCTTGACATTTGTTAGCAATGAGTACTGAGTCCAAAAAATGACATTGCGGTAGGATAATTAGGGGAATCTGAGGCCACCTTTAATAGGATAATTCAAGGAATCTTGAGTCATAAACAAACATAAGTTTGTACAATAATTCTAAATTTGCTTCAAATGAATAGATACATGAGTATCTAAAAAATAGATACATTTAgaacataaataattaattcatCCATGAATTCCTTTGTTCTGCCTAACCATGAACTTCATATAACTAACTATGTTCATGAACTTTATAAATGACATTCATGAGTAATTCTAAGTTCATTTCCtatgaaaatatgtttgaaGTACCTAAAGTCGTGTATTCCATCTAACCCTGAGAGACGATCAATGTTTACCGGTGTTGACTAGCTAAAGAAGCACACTCTTTAACTCTTCATATACGCTACAGTCACTACATCCCAAAAACAGAAATCTTTATATAGGCAACAGTCACTAAAATCCCAAATCTTGAATTCACCTGATTCAAAATCTTCTGAGTAGATTCCTCAGATAGCTTGTTTTTTGAGGAAGAAGTGGGACCTTGATCGGACTCAATCTGAGCTTGGTGGTGTTGGACCGTCACTTCACGCTCTCCACTGAAACCGCCGCCGCCATAGTACTGATGATGCGGATGCGGGTGGGGATGGGCATGGTACTGAACCGGAAGGCGGTGAGGGGAATGGTGGTGATGGACAGGGATCACGTGACCAGGCGACACAGGCACGTGACCGTGAATCGGGACATGAAACGGCGGGGGAGGAGGTGGAGGAGGGACGAGGATTCGTGGGGGCTGGGCTGGAGGCCGGGCGGTGGGGACGAACTCGGGGGCCTGGGCGTTGAGCCGGCTGAACGAAACATTTCGAGACAGTGATGGATCGGAGGAGTGAGACGAAGAGGACTCCAAAGAATCTAGGGCTTCTGAGGCCGCCGATTCTGGGGCCATTTTTCGTGTTCTTCTTCTCGTTGCTATCTAgggtttttgttattattattattattattattatttttaatttatctgGGGGGAGGGTGGGAACTGTGGAGAACCGAGAATGGAGAGCCCCCGTAGAGGGCGAGGAGTAGAGAGGAGTGACAGTGGAGAGGTTTTCTCAGGCCTCCAAGGAGTCCCGATGCTCGACAATTTATAGAGGATTCAGATTGACTTCCGATGGGACCTACTCTGGGGCCCAGTTACTCTCTGTATCATCACGTACGCGCCTACTCATTGAGTTCTGCTTCCGTCTCAATTTTTCTCTCTGTCGGGTGATCCAACTCCACTGAAACCTCGTTTTTATCTCTCtccttctcctttttcttcttctttttttttttttaaaaaaaatatttgtttggcCTCAATTTTTCCGAAATTTATGTaaggtaaaatattttatgattttctgATTTAATCACCAGACATATGCAGATCTCATCAtcctaaatataaatatttttccgtGAAAAAAGTACAAATCTCAACATTAAATAGTGCAACATCAATTGACCCTaaaatcattgaaaaaaaatatatataataatctaatTCCATTTAGAACCCGAGACAGATTCCGGATTCGATTCAATTTCGGCCGGAAGTAAACCCAGGATTGATTGAATTCTGTCAACCGATGTCATCAATCTCTGGCCACAAAGTTCCAACTACAAAATCACATCCTATGAGTCTCAACATAAGAGACAGGTTGAAGAAGGGTAGATATTCACTTCAAACAAGTTGCTCATTTGACACAAGTACTTAATACCCCCCAAAAGAAAGGGATAAAACCAAAGTAAGGAAACAGAAGTATAAACTGTGGATAATTTGCAGTATTTCTGGGCATGGGTGCAGCCCAAAGAACTTGCTTGTAGAGAGAGATTACATTGAGCTTAAAGATAAGAGAGCAGTATATAATTTGGATATGAACACATGGTTGCTCACATTTCCTCCCAGAgtgatataaaaatatcatggTTGATCTTCACACCTGCTCATCTTGGTAAAAAGAGGAGCTATTGTTTGCTTCATTAATTTGACTTTCTCGATTCGAACTTCTTTTTAATGGCATTCCAAAAGGCAGGGATTGCAATATCATCAGGCACTTCCTTAAATGAAGGGAGATAATTTACATCCACAATGACATGATCACCAGTGTCATCCTGAATCTGCAATTGCAGCACAACAGACAGTTTATGAAGAGAAGGGAGGAATTGAGCAAGATATCAATCAATCACGGTTTGTTTCACCAGTAGCAGGATGAAATCAACCACATGCCTAGAGCATATCTAAATAACACAGTATTGGCTAACACATGCATGCTTTTATTTAACATAGATTCACTCTTCCTTGATATGGtagaagaagattttttttaattgtaatttgTTTAATTCAGAAATACAAAAAAAGAGACCCCACCAGTAAATCTCTTTCACCCAACACCATTAACATTACTCCCTGGGCACCTCTCACAGCCCCACCGAACGTGAAGAAATAGTGATTTTCACATAATCAATAATAATGCCCATTCCACGTGTTTTAACAAAAACGTTTACAAACATAAACCAACTCCACCGAAACAATGTACTCTTCAATGGTGGCCAAAAGCTAAAGATGGACTACACCATCCTTGAGTTCCCCTCCCCCAACCTAAAAGATGTCCCCATCATCCTCTACCCAAAGCAGATTCAGGCTCacaacaaaagaaatatttctGTTAAACTTTGAGCCCTTTAGCtgtgattttgagtttttgtgCTATATGTCACCTCTTATGAGCCTCGTTAGGAACCTAATTTTGTGTTGAAATTAGGTGCAGTATTCTCCGGCTTACTTTCATCTCTTGTTTCTTTTGAAGGCTAATATTTGAACCTAAGGCCTACTTCAACACTACATGACACCTCCCCCCTCTCCTTTTCCAAGCACACACCACTTAAGCCCAAGGGGCCCATCTCACATATCTGGAACAATTTTGTAGCGGTCTTTTCTTGTTTGCCACACTCTAATGACACCGTGAAAGTCAATCCCTAACTTCAAGAGCCAAGAAATCCCTAAAAATCATATGTCAGACTTCTCCATAGTCTGTCACTACCTTTTCAACCACTGCTGCTTTGACCtgattttaaagatttttttattgcCACCGGTGTCCGGAACAAAGTCCGGACTAaactcggcaaggagtttcccgcacAGATTTTCAAGAATTCTATCAGATCTGCTTGGGATCCAATAGGATGTCCAAAAACTAGTTCAAGAGGCTTTAATTTTACTGAAAGTATATGTACTAGTTATAGATAACATTTAAGTTACACAAGACAAATCCCTAtgctaaattttaaaatggataGGACGGTGGCTATAGGATACCTGAATATTCCAGGGTCAGGAAGTCATGATGGAAATAACGTCCATGAAATTAGCTGCTTCTAAAGTCAAGTTTGAGGAGAAAGAAATTCCAGGGTTTTATGGTAGAGGATTGTTCCAGGGTTTTATGGTAGAGGATTGATCCTC
This genomic interval from Carya illinoinensis cultivar Pawnee chromosome 2, C.illinoinensisPawnee_v1, whole genome shotgun sequence contains the following:
- the LOC122300805 gene encoding la-related protein 6B-like, whose product is MAPESAASEALDSLESSSSHSSDPSLSRNVSFSRLNAQAPEFVPTARPPAQPPRILVPPPPPPPPFHVPIHGHVPVSPGHVIPVHHHHSPHRLPVQYHAHPHPHPHHQYYGGGGFSGEREVTVQHHQAQIESDQGPTSSSKNKLSEESTQKILNQVEYYFSDLNLATTDHLMRFINKDPEGFVPISVVASFKKIKALTSSHSQLATVLRNSSKLVISEDGKKVRRQHPLTESDMEELQSRIVVAENLPEDHCHQNLMKVFSTVGSVKTIRTCQPQNSNGGASSASRSGKSDSMLFTNKWHAFVEYESVELAEKAVVDLNDEGNWRSGLRVRLMLRRTSKPSSARGKKGHDGEVNFEEDDTSTTDQQQNDRQLEPSYQQSDAHPHEHTGDEHVNEKDGGQRRGRSRGRGKGRGRGQYHHNVNNRANHVGTPPSNNIVNIEPSTVAKQPPGPRMPDGTRGFAMGRGKPVTVNIA